The Marinobacter bohaiensis genome segment GAAGGCGTGGTGCGGCTCGACGGGCACGACGTGTCCGCCCTGAGCATCGCCGAGCGTATCGAACGCGGCCTGGTGCTGGTGCCCGAAGACCGGCAGCGCGATGGTCTGGTGCAGACCATGTCGGTGGGGGAGAACCTGTCCCTGGCCAGCATCGGCGCCTTTACCCGGGGCGGGCTGACCTCGTCCAGCCGCGAGCAGGGTGTGGTGCATGAGGCCATCCGAGATGTGCACATCAAGACAGACGGTCCCGAGGCGGGCATCGGTTCCCTGTCCGGCGGCAACCAGCAGAAGGTGGTGATCGGCAAGATGCTGGCGACCCAGCCGCGCGTGGTGCTGCTCGACGAGCCCAGCCGGGGGATCGATATCGGCGCCAAGGCGGAAGTCTTCCGCCTGCTCAGCGAAGGCGCCGAACAGGGCCTGGCGGTGATCTATTCCACCTCGGAGGTGGGGGAATGCCTGAGCATCGCCCACCGCATCCTGGTCATGAGCCGCGGTCGCATCGCGGCGGAGTTCGGGGCCGATGCCAGCAAGGCGGAGATCATGGCCGCCTCCGGCGAGGCCGTGGTCGCCTGACCGGCCCGAACCATCGATAACAGCCCCGAACCAACAATAACAGCGGAGTCCAGAACCATGTCCGATACCAGCCAAGCGGCCAGCCGGCCGGGATTCCCGTTCCCGGGCGGCCAGTTCGACCTGGGGCGCATGCTCCTCGATGGCCGGGCGTTCTTCGCCCTGATCGCCATCATCGTGATCTTCTCGGTCCTGTCGCCGGTCTATTTCTCGACCAACAACTTCCTGACCATGTCCTCCCACGTGGCCATCTTCGGCCTGCTGTCGATCGGCATGCTGCTGGTGATCCTGACCGGCGGGATCGACCTGTCGGTGGGCTCGACCCTCGGCCTGGCCGGCGTGGTGGCCGGCTACCTGATGCAGGGCGTGCAGATCGACGCCCTGGGCGTGGTGCTCTACCCGCCAGTGTGGGTGGTGGTGATCCTTACCTGCGCGCTGGGGGCTTTTGTCGGCGCCATCAACGGCGTGTTGATCGCCTACTTCAAGGTGCCGGCGTTCGTGGCCACCCTGGGGCTGCTCTACGTCGCCCGCGGCGCGGCGCTGCTGATGACCGACGGCCTGACCTTCAACAACCTGGGCGGCTCGGCGGAGCTGGGTAACACCGGCTTCGAGTGGCTCGGCTTCAACCGGCTGTTCGGCGTGCCCATCGGCGTGCTGGTACTGGCGGCCGTGGCCATCCTGGTGATGCTGATGCTCAATCGCACGCCCTTCGGTCGCTGGGTCTACTCCACCGGCGGCAACGCCCGGGCGGCGGAACTGTCCGGGGTGCCGGTCAAGCGGGTGCAGGTGTCCGTGTATGTGCTGTCCGGTATCTGCGCGGCGATTGCCGGTCTGGTGCTGTCCTCCCAGCTCACTTCCGCTGGCCCCACCGCCGGCACCACCTACGAACTGACCGCCATCGCCGGCGTGGTGATCGGCGGCGCGGCCCTGGCCGGCGGCCGGGGCAACGTGCGCGGCACGCTGCTGGGCGCCTTCGTGATTGGTTTCCTGTCCGACGGCCTGGTCATCATCGGCGTGTCGTCCTACTGGCAGACTGTGTTCACCGGTGCGGTGATCGTCCTGGCCGTGTTGCTCAACAGCATCCAGTACAAGGGCCGCAAGAAACAGCCGCCGGCCGCCGAGTCGTCGAAAAGCGCGTCGCGGCCGGCGTCGCCGGATGCTTCTCCGTCTTCTCCATCTTCGCACGATAGCGCCCGGGAACAGGCAGTCGGGCACTGATGCGCAAGCCATCGCCGGTACGCCGGTATAACAAGCACAATAGAAAACAAGGGTGAACCAATGATGTGGAAAAACGCAAAGCGCCTGCTGATCGCCGCCGTCATGACGACCACCTCGCTGTTCGCGACGGTCGCCGCGGCCGAGGATCAGGGCCTCATCTCGATCATCGTCAACGACACCTCCAACCCCTACTGGTTCACGGAAGGCAAGGTTGCCAAGGCCACCGCCGAGGAACTGGGCTACCGCGCCAACGTGAGCTCCCACAAGGGCGATACCAACACCGAGAGCAATCAGGTGGATACCGCCATCACCAACCAGGCCAAGGCGATCATCCTGGATCCGGCCAACGCCAACGGCTCCATCGGGGCGGTGCGCAAGGCGGTGAGCGCCGGTATCCCGGTGTTCATCGTTAACGCGGAAATCAACAAGCAGGGTCTGGCCAAGGCGCAACTGGTGTCCAACAACGCCCAGGGCGCGGCGCTGGGGGCGCAGAAATGGGTGCAGGCCGCCGGTGACGGCGCCCACTACGTGGAGCTCAAGGGCGCGCCTTCGGACAACAACGCGGCGACCCGTTCCAACGGTTTCCGCACCGTGCTCAGCCAGTACCCGAGCCTGGACCGGGTGGCGTCCGACGTGGCCAACTGGGACCGCACCCAGGGGTACAACAAGATGCAGAGCATGTTGCAGGCCAATCCGGACATCGACGGGGTAATCAGCGGTAACGACGAGATGGCGCTGGGCGCGATCGCCGCCCTGAAGGAAGCCGGCAAGCTGGACGGTGTGGTCGTCGGCGGCTTTGACGGCTCACCGGACGCGGTGGAAGCGGTGCGCGAAGGCGAGCTGGCCTACACCGTGCTGCAGCCGGTGGCCATCTTCTCCGCCGAAGCGGTGCGCCAGGCCGACCACTTCATCCGCACCGGCGAGACCGGCGTGGAACGTGAGAAGCAGCTGTTCGACTGCGCCCTGATCACACCGGACAATGTAGACAAGTACTCGTCCGCCTTCGTGCTGGACGGTCAGGGCAGCTGATCGACGGCACTCTTCCAGAACCGGAAAAAAAAGCCCGCGGGATGCGCTCCCGCCGGGCTTTTTGGTTTGTGGGCCGCCGCCCAATGGCTCAGCGATACGCCCACGGACGTGAAGAGGGTGATGGCGTCATCCCGGGTGCGGCCGGGATGCACGCCACTGCCAGTTCAGCCAACTCCGCCTGAATGGCCCCATCTCAAAAACACCGTCCTTAACGGCTGTCCTTATCAGCATAGTGCACATCGCCGGCTTCGCCCCGGGGGGGCTGCCGGCGTCGTTTGCACGTCGGCTTACCAGGACGGTCCGCCGGTAATGCCCGGCAGCCACATGACCGCCGGCTCGTAGAAGAGCACCACGGCCAGCACGATCAGCTGGATCACGATGAACGGGATCACGCCCTTGTACATGTGCTTAAGGGTGATCTCCGGCGGCGTGATGGCCCGCAGGTAGAAGATCGACGGAGCCAGTGGCGGCGTCAGGTAACTGGTCTGCAGCACCACCAGGAAGGCCACGCAGAACCAGATGTCGTCGAAGCCCAGGGCGCGCACCACCGGCATGGCGACCGGGATCACGATCAGGACCACGGACATCATGTCCAGCACGAAGCCGGCCAGGAAGGCGATCAGCAGGATCAGGCCGATGATGGCCCAGGGCTCCAGGCCGGTGGCCATGAGCATGGACTGCACCGTGGCCATGCCGCCTGCGGCGAAGAACACGCCGGCGAACATGTGCCCGCCCAGCAGGATCAGCAGGATCATGGCGGTGATGTTGACCGTGCGCCCGCAGGAGTCCCAGAACACCTTCAGGTTCAGGTTGCGGTAGAAGGCGGACAGCAGCAGCGCGCCGGCAGCGCCGCAGGCGGCGGCTTCGGTCGGCGTGGCCAGGCCCATGAGGATGGTGCCCAGCACCGTGAAGATCAGGGCCGCGGTCGGCAACAGGGCGTAGACGGTGACCTTCATCTTCTGGCCGAGGGAATAGTGCACCGCCTCGTCATCGACGCGCGGCGCCATGGACGGCTTGAAGTAGGCCACGCCGATGATGTAGATCACGAACAGCGCGGCCATCAGCAGACCCGGGATCAGCAGACCGCTGAACAGGGAGCCGACGGAGACGCTGGCCACCGGACCCAGTACGACCACCGTGATCGACGGCGGAATCGCGGTACCCAGGGAACCGGCCGAGCAGATCACGCCGGACATCAGGCTCTTGTCGTAGTGGTGCTTCATCATCACCGGGATGGCGAGCATGCCGATCACGGCTTCGGTGGCTCCGACGACGCCGGACGACGCGGCGAAGATGGTGCCCAGCACGATGGCGCCCACGCCCAGCCCGCCGGGCAGGCGCACGGTCCACATGTGGACCGCCTTGAACAGGCGCTCGGCGATGCCGGATTTTTCCAGCATGGCGCCCATGAAGATAAACAGCGGCACCGCCGCCAGGATGGCGTTGGAGGCGGTGTCCTCGATCTTGGTGAGCAGTTGATAGGGCGCGGTCTGACCAAAAATCATCAGGCCGAACACCGCCGCCACCAGGATCATCGAAAACGCAATCTGGAAGCCCGCGAAGATCAGCAGCATCAACAGCGGGAACATCAACAGCGACAGGTAATCGCTCATACCAGTTCCTCCCGGTGCTCTGTCTGGCCGTCACCCTTGATCAGGGTGCAAATGGATTTCAGGAATTCGGCCAGCAACTGCAGGCACATCAGGGAAAAACCGACACACCAGACCAGGTACACCGGCCAGACGATCGGGTTCCAGGCCGAGCGTCCGGAACGCTCGCCGCTTTCCCAGGCGTCGTGGAAGTACTTGAACACTTCCCAGGTCAGCCAGATCATCAACGGCAGGAAAAACAGGTAACACAGGGTGCGGATGGCGGCGTTGACACGCGGCGACAGCTTCAGGGTGATTACATCCACGCTCACGTGCTGACCGACGCGAAGGGCGTTGGCCATGCCCAGCATGAAGATGGCGCCCATCACCATGTAACTTGTTTCGAAGGCCCACAGGGTGGGGGAGCCCAGCACGTATCGGCTGAAGACTTCGTAGACCAGGGCGGCTACCAGGGGAAGTATGAGGATGGCCGCCAGGTGCCCGGCGTACCGGGTGAGGCTTTCTATAAATGCAATCAGTTTCATGAGCGTGTTCCGGACAAATAAAAGCCGGGGTAGCCGACGGACGGCCACCCCGGTTGTTTCTTAGTGGAAATCAGTCTTCAGACTTGCCGATCGTCAGGCGGTACTGAGGCCAGCTTTCCATGTCCTTCTTGAACTTGCGCTGGGATTCGAGAACCTTGGCGAACCAGTCGTTGTCCTTGGCCTTTTCGTTTTCCCAGGCTTCGGTCTCGTCGTAGATTTTTTCAACGAAGGCCGGGTCCAGGCGAACGATTTCGTTCGGGCCTTCTTCCAGCTCGCGGTAGGCTTCCAGATCCGAGTAGGAGGCGGCCAGCCAGGAGTCGAAGACGGTCAGCTTGGCGGCTTCGCGCATGACGTTTTTCTGCTGGTCGTTCAGCTCGGCCCAGGCGTCCTTGTTGATCTGACACTCGAGCACGCCGCCGGACTGGTGAACGCCCGGTACGATCACGTACTTGGCGACGTTCTGGAAACCGGTCGGCTTGTTCATCTCCGGGCTACCCCACTCGGCGGCGTCGATCACGCCACGTTCCAGAGCGGTGTAGATGTCGGAGCCGGCCATCACGACGGTGGACGCCCCCAGACGCGAGGCGATTTCAGCCCAGGCACCGGAGGTGCGCAGACGCAGGCCCTTGAAGTCTTCCAGGGTCTGAACCTTCTTGTTGGAGTGCAGGAAGATCTCGGTACCCAGGATGGAGCACGGGAAGGCCACCACGCCGAATTCTTCCATGCGGAACTCTTCGTAGAGCTTGGCGCCGCCGCCCTGGTACATCCACAGCATGAACTCTTCCGGAGTCAGGCCGCTGGAGTGGCCAGCCAGCAGGGCCGCGGTGGGATCTTTGCCGTAATCGTAGGCCAGGTAGTTGTGGCTGACCTGGGCCACGCCGCTTTCCACGGTTTCGGTGACTTTCAGGGCGCTGCCCAGGGTGCCGCCCGGGAAGACCTGCAGGTTGATTTCGCCGTCGCTCAGTTCGGTGACGTGGTCGGCGAAGTCCTGGGCGTCACGTTCCAGCCAGGGGCCGCCGCTCCAGGGCGTGGCCATACGCCAGGATTTCTCCTCGGCCTGAGCCGGGGCAATGCTGCCGGCGATGGCTGCCGACAAAAGCGCAGCGGAAGCGAGTTTGTGCATCGGTTTCATAGTTGTGCCTTTCTTTTTTTGGTGGGAAGAGCCCGCAGGTGTCGTGGGTGCACCCGTCAGGATGAAAACTCTTTCTGCATTTCCTGAGCGCGGTTGGCGCAGGCGGTCATGGCTTTTTTGAAAACCTCGTTCAGGTCGGACGCCTCGAAGCTGGCGATGGCCTGCTCGGTGGAACCCTTCGGCGACATCACGTTGCGCTTGAGCTGGGCCGGCGACTCGTCGCTGGCCAGGGCCATGCAGGCGGCGCCAAAGCCGGTCTGCAGCGCCAGGCGGCGGGCCGTGTCCCGGGGTAGGCCGAGGGACGCACCGGCTTCTTCCATGGCCTCGAAAATCTGGAAGAAGTAGGCCGGGCCACTGCCGGAAACGGCGGTCACCGCGTCCATCAGGGATTCCTGCTCGATCCACTCCACCTGGCCGACGGCGGCCAGCAGCTCGCCGGCACGGGCGCGCTGGTCTTCGGAGACCCGGTCATTGGCCCACAGGGCGGAGGCACCGGCGCGGACCAGCGCGGGGGTGTTGGGCATGCAGCGCACGATGGGCAGGTTTCCGCCCAGCAAGGTGTCGATGTGTTCGCCCAGCACTCCGGCCGCGACTGAGATGATCAGCGGTGCCGTGTCGCGGGACTGGATGGTGTCTTTCAGGGGCTCGCAGACGGCCTTCAGGATCTGCGGTTTGACCGCCAGGACCAGAACGTCGGCGGTCGCAGCGGCCTGGTTGTTGTCGGCGTGGGCGTGGATGCCGAACTTGTCGCGAACGTTGTCCTGGGCGGCCGTGTCCGGGGACGTGGCGGTGATCCGGTCGGCGGCCAGGCCGCTATCGATCAATCCTCCGATGATGGCGCCGGCCATGTTGCCGGCACCGATGAAGGCGACTGTCTGGTTCATGGTGTTGCTCTCTGGTTACGGGCGGGAGCCAGCTTCATCGGTTGGCGCTGGGCCCCATGAATGACGGCATGAACGATGCTTCATACGATTGTCGTAAGGGGAACCCGTAACGGTCTTGCTCAGGGGTGCGGGGTTTTTGTGTCAAGCTCCTGAGTTGATCAAGAATATGTCTATCGAAACGATAAAAAACGATAAGTTGGATGTTTTTTGGTTTATTGTTTGCATAGACTTCGTCTATCGGTAAGATCATCCATGTTAGCATCGAAATGATAATCAGTTATGACGACGCGCATCCGGACGTTCCCCCTTCCCAATAGTTGTCTGCATCATGATCACGACTACCACCAGCTGGTAATCGCCATGAAGGGGCAGGCGGAATTCGAGATCGCCGGCAAAGGCGGTCGCGTGGACGCCCTGCATGGCTGCCTGGTGCCGGGTGGGGAAGTGCACTTCTACGAGGGAATCGGCGAGAACACGCACATTGTCGTGGACCTGCCGTCCGAACATGTCGGGGCCAATGTGGTGCGACTGTTTGACGGGCCGCGCTACTTTGAGGCGGATTCCGGTCTGCGTCTGCTGCTGACCTATATCCAGCGCGAAGCCTCCATCTGGCAGGACTATCCCGAAGCGGCCGACGGCATGGCCCAGGGGCTGCTGGCGGCGCTGCATCATCGCACGTTCGACCGCGATCTCGACCGCAAGTCGTTCGGCAAGCTGGATCTCGCGGCTCTTGATGCCTTCATCTACCGCCACCTGCACGAGCCCCTGCCGGTCTCCCGACTCGCCGGCGTGGTCCACATGAGCGTGGGCCATTTCCATCTGCTGTTCCGCGACATGACCGGCATGACTCCCTATCGCTACCTGCTCGAAGCGCGCCTGCGCCGGGCCCGGGAACTGCTCCTGCAAAGCACCCTGCCGCTGGCGGATATCGCCTGCCAGGTGGGATTCTCCAGCCAGAGTGCCCTGACCCACGCGTTCCGCCGCCAGTACGGCGAAACGCCGGGACGCATGCGCCGCCTGCACTGAGTGCGGCCAGCCGGGGGCGCCGTCGCATCCCCTGCCGCCGAAGCGGTTTCTGTCCCCCGGAAACTGTGATGGATACAGAGGCTCAATCCCGACCCACTGTCACGCCCACAATGCCCTTTCCTGTGTCTGCCCGAACAACCGTCGATTGGCGATGCTGTGTGCTACCGGGCCCGTTCCATCCGGCCCGGTTCGTCTTCACAGTTTCAGCGGAGGAAAGCATCATGTCCGGTACCGTCGTCCAGACCCTGCGAGTCTGGCAGCAACGCGCAGCAACACGGCGCTCACTCAGGCGCCAACTGGAATGGTCCGATTCGGGACGAATCGAGAAGGATATTGGCCTGCGGCCCGGCAGCCTCTACCGGGAAGCGCGCAAGCCGTTCTGGATGGCGTAGGCTAGAACCAGACGCCCTTGACCACCAGCAGGCAGCCGGAAACCAGCAGCAGACCGCGGCAGATGCGGATAAACGTGGCGCCGTCGAAGTGCTTCTGGATCCGGTAGCCGAGCTGGATGCCGATCCAGGCGGCCGGCAGCAGGCACAGGGAAACCAGCAGCAGCCGGCCCTCCCAGAACCCATTGATCTGGTAAGGCACCACTTTGGTCAGGTTCATCAGCCCGAACAGTACCGCGGCGGTGCCCAGCCAGCGCAGCTTGTCCAGTTGCTGGCCCAGGAAGTAGACGCTCAGCGGCGGGCCGCCGGCGTGGATGAGTGTGCTGGTGACCCCGGAGACGCCGCCCCAGAACCAGCCCGCCCGCTGGAAGCGCTGCAGCCAGCCGGCCAGGTTCTGCCAACTGGCGAACAGGATCGAGACCACGCCGGTCATCAGTTCCAGCCGGTCCGTGGACAGCGCTCCCAGCAGCAACCCACCCAACCCGATGCCGATCAGAACCCCTGGCGCCAGCCGCTTCAGCTCCGCCCGGTCCGCGTGACGCCAGTACAGGTGGATGGCGCGAACGTCCATGAACAGCAGCACCGGCAGCATGATCACCGTCGCCATGGGCAGGGGAATGACCAGTGCCAGCAACGGCACGGCGAGCACGCCGGCGCCGCCGGCAAAGCCGGACTTGGAGATGCCGGTCAGGATGACGCCGATGACGGCCAGCAGCCAGAACAGCGGGGTATCAAAGGGTGGGGCCATGAGGGATTCAGGATTCCATGCGACGTCGAACGGCGACCAGTCTGCGGTAAAGCAGCCGCGCTGTCCAAGTGGGCGGCGTCAGCTCGACAGCCCCAGAACCTCGTGGCCCGGTTTGGGGCGGGCGAAGAAATAACCCTGGCCCATGTCGCAGTC includes the following:
- a CDS encoding ABC transporter permease; its protein translation is MSDTSQAASRPGFPFPGGQFDLGRMLLDGRAFFALIAIIVIFSVLSPVYFSTNNFLTMSSHVAIFGLLSIGMLLVILTGGIDLSVGSTLGLAGVVAGYLMQGVQIDALGVVLYPPVWVVVILTCALGAFVGAINGVLIAYFKVPAFVATLGLLYVARGAALLMTDGLTFNNLGGSAELGNTGFEWLGFNRLFGVPIGVLVLAAVAILVMLMLNRTPFGRWVYSTGGNARAAELSGVPVKRVQVSVYVLSGICAAIAGLVLSSQLTSAGPTAGTTYELTAIAGVVIGGAALAGGRGNVRGTLLGAFVIGFLSDGLVIIGVSSYWQTVFTGAVIVLAVLLNSIQYKGRKKQPPAAESSKSASRPASPDASPSSPSSHDSAREQAVGH
- a CDS encoding D-ribose ABC transporter substrate-binding protein codes for the protein MMWKNAKRLLIAAVMTTTSLFATVAAAEDQGLISIIVNDTSNPYWFTEGKVAKATAEELGYRANVSSHKGDTNTESNQVDTAITNQAKAIILDPANANGSIGAVRKAVSAGIPVFIVNAEINKQGLAKAQLVSNNAQGAALGAQKWVQAAGDGAHYVELKGAPSDNNAATRSNGFRTVLSQYPSLDRVASDVANWDRTQGYNKMQSMLQANPDIDGVISGNDEMALGAIAALKEAGKLDGVVVGGFDGSPDAVEAVREGELAYTVLQPVAIFSAEAVRQADHFIRTGETGVEREKQLFDCALITPDNVDKYSSAFVLDGQGS
- a CDS encoding TRAP transporter large permease, encoding MSDYLSLLMFPLLMLLIFAGFQIAFSMILVAAVFGLMIFGQTAPYQLLTKIEDTASNAILAAVPLFIFMGAMLEKSGIAERLFKAVHMWTVRLPGGLGVGAIVLGTIFAASSGVVGATEAVIGMLAIPVMMKHHYDKSLMSGVICSAGSLGTAIPPSITVVVLGPVASVSVGSLFSGLLIPGLLMAALFVIYIIGVAYFKPSMAPRVDDEAVHYSLGQKMKVTVYALLPTAALIFTVLGTILMGLATPTEAAACGAAGALLLSAFYRNLNLKVFWDSCGRTVNITAMILLILLGGHMFAGVFFAAGGMATVQSMLMATGLEPWAIIGLILLIAFLAGFVLDMMSVVLIVIPVAMPVVRALGFDDIWFCVAFLVVLQTSYLTPPLAPSIFYLRAITPPEITLKHMYKGVIPFIVIQLIVLAVVLFYEPAVMWLPGITGGPSW
- a CDS encoding TRAP transporter small permease subunit, with the translated sequence MKLIAFIESLTRYAGHLAAILILPLVAALVYEVFSRYVLGSPTLWAFETSYMVMGAIFMLGMANALRVGQHVSVDVITLKLSPRVNAAIRTLCYLFFLPLMIWLTWEVFKYFHDAWESGERSGRSAWNPIVWPVYLVWCVGFSLMCLQLLAEFLKSICTLIKGDGQTEHREELV
- the dctP gene encoding TRAP transporter substrate-binding protein DctP; translation: MKPMHKLASAALLSAAIAGSIAPAQAEEKSWRMATPWSGGPWLERDAQDFADHVTELSDGEINLQVFPGGTLGSALKVTETVESGVAQVSHNYLAYDYGKDPTAALLAGHSSGLTPEEFMLWMYQGGGAKLYEEFRMEEFGVVAFPCSILGTEIFLHSNKKVQTLEDFKGLRLRTSGAWAEIASRLGASTVVMAGSDIYTALERGVIDAAEWGSPEMNKPTGFQNVAKYVIVPGVHQSGGVLECQINKDAWAELNDQQKNVMREAAKLTVFDSWLAASYSDLEAYRELEEGPNEIVRLDPAFVEKIYDETEAWENEKAKDNDWFAKVLESQRKFKKDMESWPQYRLTIGKSED
- the proC gene encoding pyrroline-5-carboxylate reductase codes for the protein MNQTVAFIGAGNMAGAIIGGLIDSGLAADRITATSPDTAAQDNVRDKFGIHAHADNNQAAATADVLVLAVKPQILKAVCEPLKDTIQSRDTAPLIISVAAGVLGEHIDTLLGGNLPIVRCMPNTPALVRAGASALWANDRVSEDQRARAGELLAAVGQVEWIEQESLMDAVTAVSGSGPAYFFQIFEAMEEAGASLGLPRDTARRLALQTGFGAACMALASDESPAQLKRNVMSPKGSTEQAIASFEASDLNEVFKKAMTACANRAQEMQKEFSS
- a CDS encoding AraC family transcriptional regulator, whose amino-acid sequence is MTTRIRTFPLPNSCLHHDHDYHQLVIAMKGQAEFEIAGKGGRVDALHGCLVPGGEVHFYEGIGENTHIVVDLPSEHVGANVVRLFDGPRYFEADSGLRLLLTYIQREASIWQDYPEAADGMAQGLLAALHHRTFDRDLDRKSFGKLDLAALDAFIYRHLHEPLPVSRLAGVVHMSVGHFHLLFRDMTGMTPYRYLLEARLRRARELLLQSTLPLADIACQVGFSSQSALTHAFRRQYGETPGRMRRLH
- a CDS encoding DUF1127 domain-containing protein; this encodes MSGTVVQTLRVWQQRAATRRSLRRQLEWSDSGRIEKDIGLRPGSLYREARKPFWMA
- a CDS encoding sulfite exporter TauE/SafE family protein — encoded protein: MAPPFDTPLFWLLAVIGVILTGISKSGFAGGAGVLAVPLLALVIPLPMATVIMLPVLLFMDVRAIHLYWRHADRAELKRLAPGVLIGIGLGGLLLGALSTDRLELMTGVVSILFASWQNLAGWLQRFQRAGWFWGGVSGVTSTLIHAGGPPLSVYFLGQQLDKLRWLGTAAVLFGLMNLTKVVPYQINGFWEGRLLLVSLCLLPAAWIGIQLGYRIQKHFDGATFIRICRGLLLVSGCLLVVKGVWF